ATTCGCCGCGACCGCCGCCGGATCGTCGCCGACATGTGCCGCAAGGTTCAGCGAGGCATACGTGCCCGTGCTGCCCCCGCCGCTGCGGGTCGTCGTGAATGCAACGACCGGGACATCGGCGCCCCAGTCGGCCAGAACAAGATCCGCATTCATAGGTCCGCCCGGTCGGTGCGCAGCAGGCCCAGCAGACCGGCGATGTCGGCGGGCAACGGCGCCTCGAAATCCACTTCGCGCCCGTCACCCGGGTGGCGCAGTGACAGGCGCCATGCGTGCAGCGCCTGACGCCGAAAACCGACAAGCGCATCGCGCAGTGCCGCGCTGGCGCCGGCCGGGACCTGCACGCGCCCGCCGTAGACCCGGTCGCCGACGATCGGCAGCCCGACATGCGCGAGGTGCACGCGGATCTGGTGGGTGCGCCCGGTCTCAAGCCGGACCTCCAGCAGCGTATGCGCGCGGAAACGCTCGGCAAGCCGATAGTGCGTCACGGCCTCGCGCCCGGTTCCTTCGGGCACGACGGCCTGACGCAGCCGGTCGCGTGGATGGCGTCCGAGCGGCGCGTCGATCGTCGCGCCGGCGACGACCGGGCCGCGGACCAGCGCCAGATACTCACGCCGGATCAGCCGGTCCTTCAGCGCCGCGGTCAGGCGTGCGTGCGCCGTGGCGTTGCGCGCGATGACCAGCAGCCCGGAGGTGTCCTTGTCCAGGCGATGCACGATTCCGGCCCGCGGCAGGGCGGCGAGTGCGGGGTCGAAATGCAGCAGGGCGTTGACCAGTGTGCCGGCACGGTTGCCCGCACCGGGGTGAACGACGAGCCCGACAGGCTTGTTCACCACCAGCAGATCGGCGTCCTCGTACAGCGGATCGAGGGCGATCGTCTCCGGCGCATCGGCAATGACCGGCGTCGGCTCCGGAAGATCGAGTTCGACGGTCTGGCCGGCCTTCAGGCGAAAGCGCGGGGC
This DNA window, taken from Chromatiales bacterium, encodes the following:
- the rluD gene encoding 23S rRNA pseudouridine(1911/1915/1917) synthase RluD, with protein sequence MKAGDHDGPLAWRIGPEQAGLRLDQAVTTLLDGPSRARIQQWIDAGRVRVDGAPQAPRFRLKAGQTVELDLPEPTPVIADAPETIALDPLYEDADLLVVNKPVGLVVHPGAGNRAGTLVNALLHFDPALAALPRAGIVHRLDKDTSGLLVIARNATAHARLTAALKDRLIRREYLALVRGPVVAGATIDAPLGRHPRDRLRQAVVPEGTGREAVTHYRLAERFRAHTLLEVRLETGRTHQIRVHLAHVGLPIVGDRVYGGRVQVPAGASAALRDALVGFRRQALHAWRLSLRHPGDGREVDFEAPLPADIAGLLGLLRTDRADL